From Lawsonia intracellularis PHE/MN1-00, the proteins below share one genomic window:
- the gatB gene encoding Asp-tRNA(Asn)/Glu-tRNA(Gln) amidotransferase subunit GatB: MSHFEAVIGLEVHVQLGTKSKLFCSCPTTFGTPPNTNICEICAGMPGALPSLNKLAVEYAVKAGLALHCTINTHSFFSRKNYFYPDLPNGYQISQGTHALCTSGYLDLTIKNNNKRIGIHQIHLENDAGKSIHSPHENKSFIDLNRAGVPLIEIVSKPDINTPSEAVAYLKSLHAIVTYLGISDGNMEEGNFRCDANISLRPYNSKHLGTRTEIKNLNSFRNVQRALEFEINRQQDILEDGKTIIQETRLYNSDKDITTPMRDKETAHDYRYFPDPDLVPIYVTIQEIEKWKGEIPELSDSRQKRFVIEWGLAHQDAEILTSSRELADFFEKAVKLYPKPKKIANLIKILLLHMLNEHNITIQQCTMKPEAIAELAAIIDENLISIKIAHDIFEDLFSKQLMPKDYVIKHGLTQISDTKTIDTIVVEVLAENPTEVAAYKNGKTKLLSFFIGQVMKKMQGQANPALVNQALHNILSK, translated from the coding sequence ATGAGTCACTTTGAAGCCGTCATTGGGCTAGAAGTACATGTTCAGCTTGGAACAAAGTCTAAACTCTTCTGCTCTTGCCCTACAACATTTGGAACTCCACCAAATACTAATATATGTGAAATCTGCGCAGGTATGCCTGGTGCATTACCATCCCTAAATAAACTAGCTGTTGAATACGCAGTTAAAGCTGGACTTGCATTGCATTGTACAATTAATACTCACTCTTTTTTTTCTCGAAAAAACTACTTTTATCCTGACCTACCAAACGGATATCAAATATCTCAGGGTACCCATGCTCTCTGTACTTCAGGATATCTTGATCTGACTATAAAAAATAACAATAAAAGAATAGGGATCCACCAAATTCATCTAGAAAATGATGCTGGAAAGAGTATTCACTCTCCTCATGAAAATAAAAGTTTTATAGATCTTAATAGAGCAGGAGTACCTCTTATTGAAATTGTTAGTAAGCCGGATATAAATACTCCTTCTGAAGCTGTTGCTTATTTAAAAAGCTTACATGCAATTGTAACATATCTTGGTATCAGTGATGGAAATATGGAAGAAGGCAACTTTCGATGTGATGCAAATATTTCTTTACGACCATATAATTCTAAACATCTAGGGACTCGAACTGAAATCAAAAACTTAAATTCATTCCGAAATGTTCAACGAGCTCTTGAATTTGAAATCAATCGTCAGCAAGATATATTAGAAGATGGTAAAACAATAATACAAGAAACTCGTCTTTATAATAGTGATAAAGATATCACTACCCCTATGAGAGATAAAGAAACAGCCCATGATTACAGATATTTTCCTGATCCTGACTTAGTACCTATTTATGTTACTATTCAGGAAATAGAAAAATGGAAAGGTGAAATCCCAGAATTATCGGATAGTCGACAAAAACGATTTGTAATAGAATGGGGTTTAGCTCATCAGGATGCAGAAATACTTACATCAAGTCGAGAACTTGCTGACTTTTTTGAAAAAGCAGTTAAATTATACCCAAAACCTAAAAAAATTGCTAACCTTATTAAAATATTACTATTACATATGCTTAATGAGCATAATATAACAATCCAACAATGTACAATGAAGCCTGAAGCAATTGCTGAACTTGCAGCTATTATTGATGAAAATCTTATTAGTATCAAAATTGCTCATGATATCTTTGAAGATTTATTTAGCAAACAATTAATGCCTAAAGATTACGTAATAAAACATGGCTTAACACAAATTTCTGATACAAAGACTATTGATACAATTGTAGTTGAAGTTCTTGCTGAAAATCCTACTGAAGTAGCCGCATATAAAAATGGAAAAACAAAATTATTAAGTTTTTTTATTGGACAAGTTATGAAAAAAATGCAGGGACAAGCTAATCCAGCACTTGTTAATCAAGCACTTCATAATATATTATCAAAATAA
- a CDS encoding DUF4254 domain-containing protein, whose amino-acid sequence MNIHDCITMLIECFELQTQKTMLWHEELPEIEPPKLKTVYTPSIFKELVVIQHLFNFKIWHEEDIARRRDIEPILIAECKRSIDQLNQQRNDFMEQIDIAFLNLIQPLLPTNTNNVHTNTESLGMAIDRSSILSLKIWHMNEQVERSDVTIEHIENCKQKLHVLKEQHIDLNNAILNLVNEFHQGIRKPKLYFQYKMYNNPSLNPQLYSLTS is encoded by the coding sequence ATGAATATACACGATTGTATAACTATGCTTATAGAATGTTTTGAACTACAAACACAAAAAACTATGCTTTGGCATGAAGAACTACCTGAAATTGAGCCACCCAAACTAAAAACTGTCTATACTCCATCTATTTTTAAAGAACTTGTTGTTATTCAACATCTATTTAATTTTAAAATCTGGCATGAAGAAGATATTGCACGTCGGCGTGATATAGAACCTATACTGATTGCAGAATGTAAACGATCTATTGATCAATTAAACCAACAACGAAACGATTTTATGGAACAAATTGATATAGCTTTTCTTAACCTTATTCAACCATTACTACCTACTAATACTAACAATGTACATACAAATACTGAGTCATTAGGAATGGCTATTGATCGCTCTTCTATTTTAAGCCTAAAGATATGGCATATGAATGAACAGGTCGAACGTAGCGACGTTACTATTGAACATATTGAAAATTGTAAACAAAAATTACATGTACTAAAAGAACAACATATTGATCTTAATAATGCTATCCTAAACCTAGTAAACGAATTCCACCAAGGAATCCGAAAACCTAAACTTTATTTCCAATATAAGATGTATAACAATCCTTCTCTTAACCCACAACTGTATTCACTAACATCCTAA
- a CDS encoding NAD(+)/NADH kinase, which yields MKTLKHALIVYKVGNPQAEKTAHDIQHWFYNKNVTSNLFSSDIPESQLKQSLVHTQVAIILGGDGTFLSISRNLIEKQIPVLGINFGQVGFLVEIHPENWPQMLEQLYSHKLVLQKKIVLSWSIIRHNQVIKNGFAINDVVVGRGALARVLAVDVSINKHHIGVIRSDGILVSTPLGTSGYTISAHGPLVHPDVQALTLTSVSTLFRSTPPLVLPLSTTITLTPSPHAIEPFLTVDGQEGFVLKPNDSVGIQGIKSGLLIYTTANYSYLQHLQKKGLLSSTDFNL from the coding sequence ATGAAAACGCTTAAACATGCCCTTATTGTATATAAAGTAGGAAATCCTCAAGCAGAAAAAACAGCACATGATATCCAACATTGGTTTTATAATAAGAATGTAACCTCAAATCTCTTTTCATCTGATATTCCTGAGTCACAATTAAAACAATCACTTGTTCATACACAAGTAGCTATTATACTTGGGGGAGATGGAACTTTCCTTAGTATTTCCCGTAACCTTATTGAAAAACAAATACCTGTTTTAGGTATTAACTTTGGACAAGTTGGTTTTCTTGTAGAAATTCATCCTGAAAACTGGCCACAAATGCTTGAACAACTTTATTCTCATAAGCTTGTTCTTCAAAAAAAAATAGTCCTTTCCTGGTCAATAATTCGTCATAATCAAGTTATAAAAAATGGTTTTGCTATAAATGATGTTGTAGTAGGACGTGGAGCTCTTGCACGAGTTCTTGCTGTTGATGTTTCTATTAATAAACATCATATTGGAGTGATTCGCTCTGATGGTATTCTTGTTTCTACTCCTCTTGGGACCTCTGGTTATACAATTTCTGCTCATGGACCATTAGTTCATCCTGATGTGCAAGCACTTACACTGACCTCTGTATCGACACTCTTCAGAAGTACACCTCCGCTAGTTTTACCTCTATCAACAACAATTACGCTTACACCTTCACCTCATGCTATTGAACCATTCCTTACAGTCGATGGACAAGAAGGTTTTGTACTTAAACCCAATGATAGTGTTGGAATTCAAGGAATAAAAAGTGGGCTTCTTATATACACTACAGCCAACTATAGCTATTTACAACACCTACAAAAAAAAGGTCTTTTATCTTCCACAGATTTTAACTTATAG
- a CDS encoding D-sedoheptulose 7-phosphate isomerase: MNKAFQLITSHLETGIKLRSEFFTAHASTIVEMARQIASSVACGGKIIIAGNGGSAADAQHWAGEFVNRFLLDRPPLPAIALTTDSSILTAIGNDFGFHLIFAKQLQAIGQQGDVFLGISTSGNSVNLIEALHVARKQRITTVGLTGKGGGGMAPLCDFLIDVPHQSTPLVQEVHATIGHMLCMLIDYFLFENVSAIQPLLNDPAPHENNE; encoded by the coding sequence ATGAATAAAGCATTTCAACTTATTACTTCCCATTTAGAAACAGGAATAAAATTACGTTCTGAATTTTTTACTGCTCATGCCAGTACAATAGTTGAGATGGCTCGACAAATTGCTTCATCAGTAGCATGTGGGGGTAAAATTATTATAGCTGGTAATGGTGGTAGCGCTGCAGATGCTCAACACTGGGCAGGAGAATTTGTTAATCGCTTTCTTTTAGATCGTCCTCCATTACCAGCTATTGCATTGACTACAGATTCTTCTATTTTGACTGCTATTGGTAATGATTTTGGATTTCATCTCATCTTTGCAAAGCAACTTCAGGCAATTGGTCAACAAGGGGATGTTTTTTTAGGTATTTCTACATCTGGTAATAGTGTAAATCTTATTGAAGCACTGCATGTAGCTCGTAAACAACGTATTACCACAGTTGGATTAACTGGCAAGGGAGGAGGAGGGATGGCACCTTTGTGTGATTTTTTGATTGATGTCCCTCATCAATCAACCCCTTTAGTTCAGGAGGTACATGCAACTATTGGACATATGCTATGTATGTTAATAGATTATTTCCTTTTTGAGAACGTTTCAGCTATTCAACCATTATTAAACGATCCAGCACCACATGAAAACAATGAATAA
- the hemC gene encoding hydroxymethylbilane synthase, translating into MKKITIATRGSKLAFWQANYIKDQLQKMYSYLEVDLMVIKTKGDHILDVPLAKVGGKGLFVKEIEEALLSGEADCAVHSMKDVPMELPFELCLAAITEREDPTDMFLSIKYSGVKSLPENALVGTSSLRRQAQLLALRPDLQIIPLRGNIDTRLRKLMAEEFDAIIMATAGIKRLGLIAPYMSSLPCSVMLPAVGQGALGIEVQKERQDVLELFSFLNHKETYHCIQAERDFLAGLDGGCQVPIAGYATICKQETICLEGLVAKSDGSVMIRNRLERSVSDAYDIGMTLSKILLAEGADDILASMHTIL; encoded by the coding sequence ATGAAAAAGATCACTATTGCTACAAGAGGAAGTAAATTAGCTTTTTGGCAGGCTAACTACATTAAAGATCAATTACAAAAAATGTATTCTTATCTTGAAGTAGATTTAATGGTTATTAAAACAAAAGGTGATCATATTCTTGATGTTCCACTGGCAAAAGTTGGAGGAAAAGGTCTTTTTGTTAAAGAAATTGAAGAGGCTCTTTTATCTGGAGAGGCTGATTGTGCAGTTCATAGTATGAAAGATGTCCCTATGGAGTTACCTTTTGAACTTTGTTTAGCTGCTATTACAGAACGCGAAGATCCTACAGATATGTTTCTTTCTATAAAGTATAGTGGTGTTAAAAGTCTACCTGAAAATGCATTAGTGGGGACAAGTAGTCTGCGAAGGCAAGCACAACTTTTAGCATTACGGCCAGATCTTCAAATTATACCATTAAGAGGTAACATTGATACTAGACTACGGAAACTTATGGCAGAAGAGTTTGATGCAATTATTATGGCAACTGCAGGAATAAAACGTTTAGGCCTTATAGCACCATATATGTCCTCATTGCCTTGTAGTGTTATGCTTCCTGCTGTTGGTCAGGGAGCCCTTGGGATAGAAGTTCAAAAAGAAAGACAAGATGTATTGGAGCTATTTTCTTTTTTAAATCATAAAGAGACATATCATTGTATTCAAGCTGAGAGAGACTTTTTAGCAGGCCTTGATGGTGGATGTCAGGTTCCTATTGCAGGTTATGCTACTATTTGTAAACAAGAAACTATCTGCTTAGAAGGTTTAGTTGCTAAGAGTGATGGTTCTGTTATGATCCGTAACCGGTTAGAAAGATCAGTAAGTGATGCATATGATATTGGTATGACATTATCAAAAATACTTCTTGCTGAAGGTGCGGATGATATTCTTGCATCAATGCATACTATCCTGTAA
- a CDS encoding ATP-binding protein has protein sequence MAKVLPLPVSRLCARLSPDRIPWEVSSEIPKNVSHRLSLQPRVHKALERALAITISGYNIYLSGEALLGRSYLLKEFLVPRAKKMQTPPDLLFVHNFNEVDKPCLLTVPSGQGKKIQTGLTKVLSEIRKQVPLWLENEEYIKKHNTIKDKFQSSRNKLLKEMRGVANKQEFNVDLDEHGGLTLYPLVEGKRLSEDEFNRLDVNLRQSLKQKGDNLLSSMSSMVRKLRNAEKTFQSAEKNLDQEVITNLLDKLFVPFVEEVLRHCPDNKSLKNYFNELQKDIFEHPESFITRDNASIALHQQHDVSQLCPTETEQYRYYINIFVDNSNTKGAPIVFEDHPTATHLLGCIEREAEMGALITDFTLIKSGSLHKANGGFLILHLDDILQHPLAWEGLLLALRSGVSTLEDFGETTDGTIRTKGIEPESIPLDVKVILVGNEDFYERLLEHDDRFSKLFKIKAQLTTTTERTAKGIRSWLFQLSKIIDDTMLLPFDAESLAGLVDYSSRECEDQKKLSLRFPLIRDVMIEASAIANMAGNELVQKIHLDEAIASRLNRVNLVEELFIEEYDRDLIKVMTTGWSVGRVNGLSVSWYGDFEFGLPHQISCTVGVGHGGIIDLERESELGGPIHTKAMLILKSYLVDQFAKKKPLVLTGSLCFEQNYAGVEGDSASGAELAALLSAVSGVPLKLSLAFTGAVNQSGQIMAVGGVNRKIEGFFEICSRRGLTGEQGVIIPYDNIDHLMLNPKVIEAVKDKKFAIYPVKHITEALELLTDMPSGRPLKKGGFSPNSLYDKVDSRLQELGHLAEHAFSKTYRKKTRK, from the coding sequence GTGGCTAAAGTTTTACCATTACCTGTATCTCGTCTTTGTGCAAGACTCTCGCCTGACCGAATCCCATGGGAAGTAAGTAGTGAAATTCCTAAAAATGTATCTCACCGTCTATCTCTTCAGCCTCGTGTGCATAAAGCATTAGAGCGTGCACTTGCTATAACGATTTCAGGTTATAATATATATCTTTCGGGAGAAGCACTGCTTGGCCGGTCATATCTATTAAAGGAATTTTTAGTCCCACGTGCTAAAAAAATGCAGACACCACCAGATTTACTTTTTGTACATAATTTTAATGAAGTAGACAAACCATGTTTACTCACTGTTCCTTCTGGACAAGGGAAAAAGATACAAACAGGATTAACAAAGGTTTTGTCTGAAATTCGTAAACAAGTTCCTTTGTGGCTTGAAAATGAAGAATATATTAAGAAGCATAATACAATAAAAGATAAGTTCCAAAGTAGCCGTAATAAACTTCTTAAAGAAATGCGAGGAGTGGCTAATAAACAAGAGTTTAATGTAGATCTTGATGAACATGGTGGATTAACATTATATCCGCTAGTTGAAGGAAAACGTTTAAGTGAAGATGAGTTTAATCGATTAGACGTTAATCTTAGGCAATCATTAAAGCAAAAAGGAGATAACTTATTAAGTTCAATGTCAAGTATGGTACGAAAATTAAGAAATGCAGAAAAAACATTCCAATCTGCAGAAAAAAATCTTGATCAAGAAGTAATTACAAATCTTCTTGATAAACTTTTTGTACCTTTTGTTGAAGAAGTATTACGACATTGTCCTGATAACAAATCACTAAAGAATTATTTTAATGAATTACAGAAAGATATTTTTGAGCACCCAGAGTCCTTCATCACACGTGATAATGCTTCTATAGCATTACATCAGCAACATGATGTTAGTCAGTTATGTCCTACAGAAACAGAGCAATATAGGTATTATATTAATATTTTTGTAGATAATAGTAATACAAAAGGGGCACCTATTGTTTTTGAAGATCATCCTACTGCTACACATTTGTTAGGTTGTATAGAAAGAGAAGCTGAAATGGGTGCATTAATAACTGATTTTACACTTATAAAGTCAGGGTCGTTGCATAAAGCTAATGGAGGTTTTCTTATATTACATCTTGATGATATATTACAACATCCTTTAGCATGGGAAGGATTATTGCTTGCATTGCGTTCAGGTGTTTCAACATTAGAAGATTTTGGAGAGACAACAGATGGAACTATACGTACAAAAGGGATTGAACCAGAATCTATCCCCTTAGATGTAAAAGTTATTCTTGTTGGAAATGAGGATTTTTATGAAAGATTATTGGAGCATGATGATCGTTTTAGTAAGCTTTTTAAAATTAAAGCTCAATTAACTACTACAACTGAAAGAACAGCTAAAGGAATCCGAAGTTGGCTGTTCCAATTATCTAAAATTATAGATGATACAATGCTATTACCTTTTGATGCTGAATCCCTTGCAGGACTTGTAGATTATAGTTCAAGAGAATGTGAGGATCAGAAAAAGCTTTCTTTACGTTTTCCTTTAATACGAGATGTAATGATTGAAGCATCTGCTATTGCAAATATGGCAGGCAATGAGCTTGTGCAAAAAATTCACTTAGATGAAGCTATTGCTTCTAGGCTGAATAGAGTCAACTTAGTAGAAGAACTCTTTATTGAAGAATATGATCGTGATCTTATAAAAGTTATGACAACAGGATGGAGTGTTGGTAGGGTTAATGGGTTGTCTGTATCTTGGTATGGTGATTTTGAGTTTGGATTACCACATCAAATTTCTTGTACAGTTGGTGTCGGTCATGGAGGAATTATTGATCTTGAACGTGAATCAGAGTTGGGTGGTCCTATCCATACAAAAGCTATGCTTATTTTGAAGAGCTATTTAGTTGATCAATTTGCAAAGAAAAAACCTCTTGTACTTACAGGTAGCCTTTGTTTTGAACAAAATTATGCTGGAGTTGAAGGTGATTCTGCTTCTGGTGCAGAACTTGCTGCATTACTTTCAGCTGTATCAGGTGTTCCTTTGAAATTATCTCTTGCCTTTACAGGTGCAGTTAATCAATCAGGACAAATTATGGCTGTAGGCGGGGTTAATAGAAAAATAGAAGGTTTTTTTGAAATATGTTCACGTAGAGGGCTTACAGGAGAGCAAGGTGTAATTATTCCTTATGATAATATTGATCATCTAATGTTAAATCCTAAAGTCATTGAGGCAGTCAAAGACAAAAAGTTTGCTATTTATCCAGTAAAACATATTACAGAAGCATTAGAACTTTTAACAGATATGCCTTCAGGCCGTCCTTTAAAAAAAGGAGGTTTTTCTCCAAACTCGTTATATGATAAAGTTGATAGCAGATTACAAGAGTTAGGTCATCTAGCTGAGCATGCATTCAGTAAAACTTATAGAAAAAAAACTAGGAAATAA